CAGGATTGCTCCCGGCTCCATCCCGAGCTTGGCAAAATTCGGCCGGGTCCGCAGATAGGCCGTTGCTTCCAGCCAGGGCTGAAAATGATCGGCAAAGCGCTCGGCATCATGCGCCCCGATCGCGGCATCGATCGCAGCTTTTCGTTCAATCACTTCGGACATCGACATGGTCGGCTCGATCGGTTCTGCGTCGCCGATTGGCTGGTCGCATCAGCCAAAGACGCGCGGCCGGTGCATTTTTTGGCGCGAAATGGCAAACTGGGACCCAGCGCCACGGGCTATGGTCGCCACATCACGAAACCGCGCCGAAGCAAAAGGCGGCAACAAGGGAGGAAACCATGCCGGCACACTGTGTAACCCTTGCGCCGCATATTGCGGCACCTCGGTGGCAAGGACTTGTGGCAATCCTGGCACTGGCCTTCATCGCAGCTTTCGCGCCAAAGAGTGCGACGGCCGAAGATGCCCAGACCATCGCCATCACCCCTTTCTCTTTTTCCGACACGTCCGGCGAAGTCCAGGACCAATCAGCCGTGCATCAAGCACGCTTGCACCGCTTCGCGGAGGTGCTCCAAGCCAGCCTTCAGAAGATCGGCGGCTATCGCGCCATCGCGCTGGGCTGCCCGAGCGATCCTTGCGCCGCGACTCCTGCGGATGGCGCGGATCTGTTGAAGGCGGCCCAGAAATCCGGTGCGACGCTCGTGGTTGTCGGCGGCGTTCACAAGATGAGCAGCCTGGTCATCTTCATGAAGGCCGATGTCTATAAGGTCGCCACCGATCGCCCGGTTTTCAGCAAGCTCTATACATTCCGCGGCGATAATGACAAAGCCTGGGTCCGCGCGGCCGAGTTTTTGGCGAACGAGATCAAGGCCCACAAGTAATCATCCGATCGAAGGCGTGATGAAACGCGCCGATCCAATCCGTGGGACCTTCGAGGCACATCACCTCTCACGAACGCCAGCCAGCAAAAGCGCCATCTTTCGGCCTTTTGCGTCACGTGTAGTGGATTAAACATACGATCGACTGGTGTCGGCGGCATCGCCTGCAGATAATTCACCCGGTCAGCAGCGCGCTTGTGTCTGACGGCAAAATTCATAGAATAGAGATCTTCGCAGCCTGGATGATTTGCCGAGGCCGTCGCAATGGCAGGCATAAAACCTTAACCTTCCGTGGCGATAGGAAGAACCTGCTCCGGGCGGCAGACTTGCTAGAGCGTTTTCCGATCGGGTGGCATTACCCGATCGGAAATCGCTCCAAATCAATAAGCTGGAGCATATTCTCATCGATGAGAACTCGGATATGTCCCAGTTCTGACAAATGCGACACCGGATATATCCGATGTCTAAAAACAGAAAAGTCGATCAACTTTTCTGTAACATGCTCCAGTGAGAGCAACAGCGGCCCAAAAACGGACTGCCCGGGAATGATACCGGACAGGCGGGCAAGAAGCGCTTAACGTTTGGTGCGGACATGCAGCAAGTCGACAAACATCCACGCCGCAAGAGGATGAAACTGTATATTTGCAGCTGTCTTTCCGCTGCGCTCGTCGGCCTCGCCGGCGGCGCGGTCGCGGGCGATTATTCGGCTCCCGCTCCGTTCATGTCCTTCATCCCGCCGTCGACTTTCAATTGGACGGGCTTTTACGGCGGCGAAAGCGGAACCTATAGCTGGACCGACGGAGGTGGGAATCGGAGCCCCGACGGACTATGGACGATCGCTTCCGATGCTGCCGGCAGCGCCATTTCCGCAGCGAACGGCTCGTCGCCTCAGGATCCGCACAACGCCCTCGGCGGCGGCCAGCTCGGTTTCAATTACCAGATCCAGAATCTCGTTTTAGGTGCCGAAGGCGATCTTTCCTACACCGGTCTCGACACGACCATGGGTGTCTTCGGTCCGCCGCGCACCACCGAGAGCCTCGCTTTCGCACCGGATATTAATTCGCATTGGCTGTCGACGATCCGCGGCCGATTCGGCACGTCCATTGACCGATTGCTCGTCTTTGCGACCGGCGGCCTCGCCGTTGCCGGGAGGAATTTCAATAATGGCTACACGGTTCTCTCGCCGGACGGGCAGGATTTTTCGATCGGCAATGCATCCCGGGTGGCGGCCGGCGTTGCGATCGGCGGCGGCCTCGAATATGCGCTCAACAATCATTGGACGGTAAAGGGCGAATATCTCTATGCCGGTCTCGGAGCGGGCAACTCATTTATGCCCAGCGACACCCCGCTGCCGATCAATCCGGGTTATCGCTCCGCCGATATGAGCGAGAAAGTGGTTCGCGCCGCGATCAACTACAAATTCGATTGGCCCAACGGATCGAGTTCCAACGCCGACAAATAAGCGCACCGACATAGCCACGACCATGGGCTCTCGGTGCAACTATGAAGGATCAAGCAGGCACTCAGCCTCGCCGGTTATCCCCTTTTGAGCGTTTTCCCCTCGATCGGGGGATGGAATCGCCCGATCGAAAAGAAAACGGCTCCGAATCAATAAGCTGGAGCATGGTCTCATCTATTAGAACTCGGATATATCCGAGTTCTGAAATATCGGAAAAGTCATTCAACTTTTCCGGAACACGCTCTAGCTTCAATATTTGGCGACGACGGGTGACGGCGGCGCGAACCAATTGAACCTGTAGTTCACGCCGACCAGAAGCGTCTGAAGATTGTTTTGTTCGTAATATGAGTATGGGGTCGCGAAAGCGGCGACCGGGCTCGAATAATTCAAAAGCATATTTTGACTGCCGAAGCCCGCGTAATCATATTCGGCGAATACCGACCATCCCGGCGCCACGGCATATTCAAAACCGGCGCCGATTGTCCATCCAACCCGCGTCGAACTCGCGCCTCCCCAGTAGGGGATGGTCGTATCCACGTCCGAGAGGCCGATCTGCGCCTCGGCTACGCCGCCCCTGACATAGAGCAACGTCCGCGGCATGATGGCGTAACCGAGGCGCCCCGTCTCGGTTGCTAACCAATCGGTGTGGGTCCCCAATATATCGGCCGGCGTACCGCCATAGTAGTAATGGTTGCCGCTTATACCCGAGCCATCGAATCTTCCCTGAAAGCCGAAGACAAACGGCCCCTGCTGATAATCACATCCGACCTGGCCACCGCCGACGATTCCGTCCGCCGTGTCGCCGCCCGCGTCGAGGAACGTATTCGGGTCGTAGGTATGGTCACTTTGCCAGCCGAAACCGATGTTCAAGCCGGCATAACAGCCGGACCAAATTAAAGGCGGCGGCTCATAGGGCATCGCGCTCCCGACGGGCGGCAGATCGGCTGCGAGCGCGCTGCCCATCAAGGAAAAAAAGCTGGTCGCAACCGCGACTGTTCTTGTCAAGCGCATGATGTGATGCCCCCGAATGAGTCGAGAATGGAAAGCTCAGGGGTCACACGCGCCACACGTTAGAGCCCGACCTGAAAATGGTTGATCGGCCCCGTGGCGTTTGATTCCCTGGGTTTGCTACAACCCCGAGGGATTCGCGATGCCGTGGAACGAGGCCGATCGACTGAAGTATGATGTGATCCGCGCACGTTATTCAAGTGACATGTCTGACGAGGAATTTGAATTGATTGCTCCGCTTCTGCCGCGGCCCAAGCGGCGAGGTCGGAAGCCAACCGATCCGCGCGAGATACTGAACGCCATGTTCTATTTGATCCGCTGCGGTTGCCCGTGGCGGCTTCTGCCCAAGGATTTCCCGCCTTTCACCACGGTGCAGAACCACTTCTACGCGTGGCGCGACAACGGTCTTTGGACGCAGATCGTCTGCATTCTGGTCATGAACGCCCGCGAGAGCGAAGGCCGGGAAGCCTCGCCTACCGCGGTCATCGTCGACAGCCAATCGGTGAAAACAACCGAGGCCGGCGGGCCGCGCGGCTTCGACGCCGGCAAAAAGGTCAAGGGACGCAAACGGCATATTGCGGTCGATATGCTCGGATTGCCGATCGAAAGTCAGGTCACGCCCGCCGCTGTCC
The window above is part of the Methylovirgula sp. HY1 genome. Proteins encoded here:
- a CDS encoding DUF2380 domain-containing protein, encoding MPAHCVTLAPHIAAPRWQGLVAILALAFIAAFAPKSATAEDAQTIAITPFSFSDTSGEVQDQSAVHQARLHRFAEVLQASLQKIGGYRAIALGCPSDPCAATPADGADLLKAAQKSGATLVVVGGVHKMSSLVIFMKADVYKVATDRPVFSKLYTFRGDNDKAWVRAAEFLANEIKAHK
- a CDS encoding outer membrane protein, coding for MQQVDKHPRRKRMKLYICSCLSAALVGLAGGAVAGDYSAPAPFMSFIPPSTFNWTGFYGGESGTYSWTDGGGNRSPDGLWTIASDAAGSAISAANGSSPQDPHNALGGGQLGFNYQIQNLVLGAEGDLSYTGLDTTMGVFGPPRTTESLAFAPDINSHWLSTIRGRFGTSIDRLLVFATGGLAVAGRNFNNGYTVLSPDGQDFSIGNASRVAAGVAIGGGLEYALNNHWTVKGEYLYAGLGAGNSFMPSDTPLPINPGYRSADMSEKVVRAAINYKFDWPNGSSSNADK
- a CDS encoding outer membrane protein, encoding MRLTRTVAVATSFFSLMGSALAADLPPVGSAMPYEPPPLIWSGCYAGLNIGFGWQSDHTYDPNTFLDAGGDTADGIVGGGQVGCDYQQGPFVFGFQGRFDGSGISGNHYYYGGTPADILGTHTDWLATETGRLGYAIMPRTLLYVRGGVAEAQIGLSDVDTTIPYWGGASSTRVGWTIGAGFEYAVAPGWSVFAEYDYAGFGSQNMLLNYSSPVAAFATPYSYYEQNNLQTLLVGVNYRFNWFAPPSPVVAKY
- a CDS encoding IS5 family transposase, with translation MPWNEADRLKYDVIRARYSSDMSDEEFELIAPLLPRPKRRGRKPTDPREILNAMFYLIRCGCPWRLLPKDFPPFTTVQNHFYAWRDNGLWTQIVCILVMNARESEGREASPTAVIVDSQSVKTTEAGGPRGFDAGKKVKGRKRHIAVDMLGLPIESQVTPAAVQDRDALAPILGEVHRKSPFVSMCFVDGGYKGDEAQRAAYEASRISITVVERSDKRVAGFVVLPKRWVVERTLGWINRARRLAKDFEATIESSLAWLLIALAFLLMRRLARLSPQPT